One window from the genome of Streptomyces sp. NBC_00708 encodes:
- a CDS encoding DUF1996 domain-containing protein: MPRRSRTLTGLLLFTSLSLTTAGIAGIAATANASSGTAATAHTEHAAYSMPGMPGMPASTKASGDDPDGDGYIMADPPVTGVTPSTEVPPTAYFHEFQAKCAPTHTAPDDPIVYPGQPGKSHDHTFMGNTTTDAYTTAGSLESGNTTCLAPGDKSGYWMPSLFKGDTKVLPDGVQTIYYKSGVTDYRSVRPFPKGLRYVVGSPMQSEEEFKNLKGTVEGWECGDSFKNYNFPPTCPDRRDVQLNLRLQAPSCWDGIHLDTPDHKSHMAYPVAGGANYNSCPADHPVALPMIEFKMAWPVNGDMSQVKLASGAGYSFHYDFMNGWDAATLDAMVTHCVKGGLQCDPHGYDENHPEKGAVLDANYELP; this comes from the coding sequence ATGCCACGGAGGTCCAGAACCCTCACCGGACTGCTCTTGTTCACCTCGCTCAGCCTGACCACGGCGGGCATCGCCGGAATCGCGGCGACGGCGAACGCGTCCTCCGGGACGGCCGCCACCGCGCACACCGAGCACGCGGCGTACTCCATGCCGGGGATGCCCGGCATGCCCGCGTCCACGAAGGCGTCCGGCGACGACCCGGACGGGGACGGCTACATCATGGCCGACCCGCCGGTCACCGGCGTCACCCCGTCGACGGAGGTCCCGCCGACGGCGTACTTCCACGAGTTCCAGGCCAAGTGCGCCCCCACGCACACCGCTCCGGACGACCCGATCGTCTACCCGGGGCAGCCGGGCAAGTCCCACGACCACACGTTCATGGGCAACACCACGACGGACGCGTACACCACGGCCGGCTCGCTGGAGTCCGGGAACACCACGTGTCTGGCGCCCGGTGACAAGTCCGGCTACTGGATGCCGAGCCTGTTCAAGGGGGACACGAAGGTCCTCCCCGACGGCGTCCAGACCATCTACTACAAGTCCGGCGTGACCGACTACCGCAGCGTCCGCCCGTTCCCCAAGGGCCTGCGGTACGTGGTCGGCAGCCCGATGCAGAGCGAGGAGGAGTTCAAGAACCTGAAGGGCACCGTCGAGGGCTGGGAGTGCGGTGACTCCTTCAAGAACTACAACTTCCCGCCCACCTGCCCCGACCGCCGGGACGTGCAGCTCAACCTGCGGCTCCAGGCCCCGAGTTGCTGGGACGGCATCCACCTGGACACGCCGGACCACAAGAGCCACATGGCCTACCCGGTCGCCGGGGGCGCCAACTACAACTCGTGCCCGGCGGACCACCCGGTGGCCCTGCCGATGATCGAGTTCAAGATGGCCTGGCCGGTCAACGGCGACATGTCGCAGGTGAAGCTGGCGAGCGGCGCGGGCTACTCGTTCCACTACGACTTCATGAACGGCTGGGACGCCGCGACGCTCGACGCGATGGTCACCCACTGCGTCAAGGGCGGCCTCCAGTGCGACCCGCACGGCTACGACGAGAACCACCCCGAGAAGGGCGCGGTGCTCGACGCGAACTACGAGCTGCCGTAA
- a CDS encoding SDR family oxidoreductase → MTETTKTVNQPKVALVTGANKGIGYEIAAGLGALGWTVGVGARDEERREAAVAKLRAAGADAFGVPLDVTDDASVTAAARLVEERTGRLDALVNNAGITGGHPQEPTLVDVDQVRAAVETNVIGVIRVTNALLPLLRRSPSPRIVNVSSSVGSLTLQTTPGAETGPISIAYAPSKTFLNAVTVQYAKELADTNILINAVCPGFTATDLNGFRGTRTPQQGATSAIQLATVEDDGPTGRFFSDEGEIPW, encoded by the coding sequence ATGACTGAGACGACGAAGACTGTGAACCAACCCAAGGTCGCGCTGGTGACCGGCGCCAACAAGGGCATCGGCTACGAGATCGCCGCCGGGCTCGGCGCGCTCGGCTGGACCGTCGGCGTCGGCGCCCGGGACGAGGAGCGGCGCGAGGCCGCCGTGGCCAAGCTGCGCGCGGCCGGGGCCGACGCCTTCGGCGTACCGCTGGACGTGACCGACGACGCGAGCGTGACCGCGGCCGCCCGGCTGGTGGAGGAGCGGACCGGGCGGCTCGACGCGCTCGTCAACAACGCGGGGATCACCGGCGGCCACCCCCAGGAGCCCACCCTTGTCGACGTGGACCAGGTACGGGCAGCCGTGGAGACCAACGTGATCGGCGTCATCCGCGTCACCAACGCCCTGCTCCCGCTGCTGCGCCGCTCACCGTCGCCGCGCATCGTGAACGTGTCCAGCAGCGTCGGCTCCCTCACGCTCCAGACCACCCCGGGCGCCGAGACCGGCCCGATCTCCATCGCCTACGCGCCGTCCAAGACCTTCCTCAACGCCGTCACCGTGCAGTACGCCAAGGAACTGGCCGACACGAACATCCTGATCAACGCCGTCTGCCCCGGATTCACCGCGACCGACCTCAACGGCTTCCGCGGGACGCGCACCCCGCAACAGGGCGCGACCTCCGCGATCCAGTTGGCCACCGTGGAGGACGACGGACCCACCGGCCGCTTCTTCAGCGACGAGGGCGAGATCCCCTGGTAG
- a CDS encoding NUDIX domain-containing protein codes for MTGAAGQGPGAAGPHILVDPGVDVPVPADGQTWAVGAVILDHRGRAFAQKRAPSRRLFPGCWDLVGGHVEPGETLLAALAREVGEETGWRLRRVRRFLGRARWTGDDGRGLRREVDYLVDVDGDLDHPALEWSKNSTYDWFGPEDLPRLKENCTPGDFLVHDMIAAALRASGAQ; via the coding sequence GTGACGGGCGCGGCGGGTCAGGGCCCCGGGGCGGCGGGCCCGCACATCCTGGTCGACCCCGGCGTCGACGTACCGGTCCCCGCCGACGGCCAGACGTGGGCCGTCGGCGCGGTGATCCTCGACCACCGGGGCCGCGCCTTCGCCCAGAAGCGTGCACCCAGCCGGCGGCTGTTCCCCGGCTGCTGGGACCTCGTCGGCGGCCATGTCGAGCCCGGCGAGACCCTGTTGGCCGCCCTCGCCCGGGAAGTGGGCGAGGAGACCGGGTGGCGCCTTCGCCGGGTCCGGCGGTTCCTTGGCCGCGCCCGCTGGACCGGCGACGACGGACGCGGGCTGCGGCGCGAAGTGGACTACCTCGTGGACGTCGACGGCGATCTGGACCACCCCGCGCTGGAGTGGTCCAAGAACAGCACGTACGACTGGTTCGGCCCGGAGGACCTGCCCCGGCTCAAGGAGAACTGCACACCGGGCGACTTCCTGGTCCACGACATGATCGCCGCCGCGCTGCGGGCCTCCGGCGCTCAGTAG
- a CDS encoding NAD(P)H-binding protein, with translation MRIAVIGAAGMAGSRVVTEAANRGHAVLAVYRSSRPDALPPGVTATGGDADDTGAMSALFDGVDAVVAATRPPVGREHTIAATTTALLDAAATTGTRILVIGGAGPLEVPGHPGRRVVDDPAYVPPQWRTVAAASSAQLAACRAHAADWTYLSPPAVLEPGPRTGAYRLGTTTLLTAGDGTSHISAEDLAVAVLDELEVPRGERHFTVGY, from the coding sequence ATGAGGATCGCCGTTATCGGAGCCGCAGGCATGGCCGGCTCCCGCGTCGTCACCGAAGCCGCGAACCGAGGCCACGCGGTCCTCGCGGTGTACCGCAGCAGCCGCCCGGACGCCCTGCCGCCCGGCGTCACCGCGACCGGCGGCGACGCGGACGACACCGGCGCGATGAGCGCCCTGTTCGACGGCGTGGACGCGGTGGTGGCCGCGACCCGTCCGCCCGTGGGGCGCGAGCACACGATCGCGGCGACCACGACCGCCCTGCTCGACGCGGCGGCGACGACCGGGACGCGCATCCTCGTGATCGGCGGCGCGGGCCCGCTGGAGGTCCCCGGACACCCGGGGCGGCGGGTGGTGGACGACCCCGCGTACGTACCGCCGCAGTGGCGCACGGTCGCCGCCGCCAGCTCGGCCCAGCTCGCCGCGTGCCGGGCCCACGCGGCGGACTGGACCTACCTCAGCCCGCCCGCCGTTCTGGAGCCGGGGCCCCGCACGGGCGCGTATCGCCTGGGTACGACCACCCTCCTCACCGCCGGGGACGGCACCTCCCACATTTCGGCGGAGGACCTGGCGGTGGCGGTGCTGGACGAGCTGGAAGTGCCGCGCGGGGAGCGGCACTTCACGGTGGGCTACTGA
- a CDS encoding VOC family protein, with product MLRLTDFIIDCPDTMKLAAFYSEVTGRPVKKDSSEDWAGIKFGEIELAFIRVDDYRAPQWPDSEHPKQFHLDFEVDDIESEQRRVLGLGATLRQDFIGPNGYGWRVYTDPFGHPFCLCRNKGVIWTDQGPVWPERG from the coding sequence ATGCTGCGACTCACCGATTTCATTATCGACTGCCCGGACACGATGAAGCTGGCGGCCTTCTACTCCGAGGTCACTGGCCGTCCGGTGAAAAAAGACAGCTCTGAGGACTGGGCCGGCATCAAGTTCGGCGAGATCGAGCTGGCATTCATCCGTGTGGACGACTACCGCGCTCCGCAATGGCCCGACAGCGAGCACCCCAAGCAGTTCCACCTCGACTTCGAAGTGGACGACATCGAGTCGGAGCAGCGCCGCGTCCTCGGTCTCGGCGCGACGCTGCGGCAGGACTTCATCGGCCCCAACGGCTACGGCTGGCGGGTCTACACCGACCCGTTCGGCCACCCCTTCTGCCTGTGCCGCAACAAGGGCGTCATCTGGACCGACCAGGGCCCGGTCTGGCCCGAGCGCGGCTAG
- a CDS encoding NUDIX hydrolase: MQWKIHGERPIYENSWVNLWLTDVETPDGNRWEHHVVKLRHLAVAAVVNDRREILMMWRHRFITDAWAWELPMGLVEEGETPAEAAAREVLEETGWRPGPLKPLIYAEPANGITDSQHHIFRADGATYEGPPTEKNESDRIEWIPLADVRRMIDRREIVSSGSLVGLLYVLMDEAIR, encoded by the coding sequence ATGCAGTGGAAGATCCACGGGGAACGTCCGATCTACGAGAACAGCTGGGTGAACCTGTGGCTCACCGACGTCGAGACACCGGACGGCAACCGCTGGGAGCACCACGTCGTCAAACTCCGGCACTTGGCGGTAGCAGCCGTCGTCAACGACCGGCGCGAGATCCTGATGATGTGGCGGCACCGCTTCATCACGGATGCCTGGGCGTGGGAACTGCCCATGGGCCTGGTCGAGGAGGGCGAGACCCCGGCCGAGGCGGCGGCCCGTGAGGTGCTGGAAGAGACCGGCTGGCGCCCCGGCCCACTGAAGCCCCTCATCTACGCCGAACCGGCCAACGGCATCACCGACTCCCAGCACCACATCTTCCGCGCCGACGGAGCAACGTACGAAGGCCCGCCGACCGAGAAGAACGAGTCGGACCGGATCGAGTGGATCCCGCTGGCGGACGTGCGACGCATGATTGACCGCCGCGAGATCGTCAGCAGCGGCTCCCTGGTCGGACTGCTCTACGTACTCATGGACGAGGCGATCCGCTGA
- a CDS encoding LysR family transcriptional regulator, translated as MELQQMRYVIAVAETGSFTRAAGRCLVVQSALSHQIARLERELGARLFERTTRRVRLTPAGEAFLPAARQCLEAAERAAAEVAAAVGEVRGRLALGLIPTVTAVDIPAALRDFRRRHPHVRVSLRVGASDELVEQVREGALDLAFLGLPTTARPRGVGRHELARDRLVAVVAPGHPLAGAPSVDLRRLASEVFVDFAAGTAGRAQTDQAFAAAGLVRDVAFEVTTADYVAGLVGPGLAVAMLPPAYAARLPGVVAIEVSDAPVRVQHVTWSRTGRTPAATAFLEALGIPVTDGEDS; from the coding sequence ATGGAGCTCCAGCAGATGCGTTACGTGATCGCCGTGGCCGAAACCGGCAGCTTCACCCGGGCCGCCGGGCGGTGCCTCGTCGTGCAGTCGGCCCTCAGTCACCAGATCGCCCGTCTGGAACGGGAGTTGGGTGCGCGCCTCTTCGAGCGCACCACCCGCCGGGTGCGGCTCACCCCGGCCGGCGAGGCCTTCCTCCCGGCCGCCCGCCAGTGCCTGGAGGCCGCCGAACGTGCCGCCGCCGAGGTCGCGGCGGCGGTCGGCGAGGTGCGCGGGCGGCTCGCCCTGGGCCTGATCCCGACGGTCACCGCCGTCGACATCCCGGCCGCCCTGCGCGACTTCCGCCGGCGCCACCCGCACGTGCGCGTCAGCCTGCGGGTGGGGGCGAGCGACGAGTTGGTCGAGCAGGTCCGCGAAGGCGCCCTCGACCTGGCCTTCCTGGGGCTGCCCACCACCGCCCGGCCCCGGGGCGTCGGCCGTCACGAACTGGCCCGCGACCGCCTCGTCGCGGTGGTCGCCCCGGGGCATCCGCTGGCCGGTGCGCCCTCCGTGGACCTGCGCCGCCTCGCCTCCGAGGTGTTCGTGGACTTCGCGGCGGGCACGGCCGGCCGCGCCCAGACCGACCAGGCGTTCGCGGCGGCCGGGCTGGTCCGGGACGTCGCCTTCGAGGTCACCACCGCCGACTACGTCGCCGGCCTCGTCGGCCCCGGCCTCGCGGTGGCGATGCTGCCGCCCGCGTACGCCGCACGGCTCCCCGGCGTCGTCGCGATCGAGGTCTCCGACGCACCGGTCCGCGTGCAGCACGTCACCTGGAGCCGGACCGGCCGCACCCCGGCCGCGACGGCGTTCCTGGAGGCGCTCGGCATCCCCGTAACGGACGGGGAGGACTCATGA
- a CDS encoding DoxX family protein, with protein MMTTHHLDRARPYTLGLFRIVIGSLFTCHGIASLFGVLGRDTLPAGTWPGWYAAVIQLVAGLLVTLGLGTRTAAFLGSGSMAFAYFDVHQPAALLPIQNGGEPAALFCWTLLLLTFTGPGAFAAGHPADQQQEPHLGVPV; from the coding sequence ATGATGACCACTCACCACCTGGACCGCGCCCGGCCCTACACGCTCGGCCTGTTCCGCATCGTCATCGGGTCGCTGTTCACCTGCCACGGCATCGCCTCGCTCTTCGGCGTCCTGGGCCGCGACACCCTCCCGGCGGGCACCTGGCCCGGCTGGTACGCGGCCGTCATCCAACTCGTCGCCGGACTCCTGGTGACCCTGGGCCTCGGCACACGCACGGCCGCCTTCCTGGGCTCCGGCTCGATGGCCTTCGCGTACTTCGACGTCCACCAGCCGGCGGCCCTGCTCCCCATCCAGAACGGCGGCGAACCCGCGGCCCTGTTCTGCTGGACGCTCCTACTGCTGACCTTCACGGGCCCCGGCGCCTTCGCGGCCGGTCACCCCGCGGACCAGCAGCAGGAACCCCACCTCGGCGTCCCCGTTTGA
- a CDS encoding LysR family transcriptional regulator, whose amino-acid sequence METRELRYFVAVAEELHFGRAAQRLGIAQPPLSRAIGGLERRLGALLLERGSRGVTLTAAGAVLLREARAALDAVEAAERRTRRAALTAAGQPTVVLAAKAGASGELLAKLLDAYAAEPGAVAVDVLLCGPGEQAGVLRDGRADVALLHRPFDDLAGFDTEDLHTEGQVAVLPAGHPLSTRPHLRLAEVTDLPDLPLPRWPRPDGTFPDGPGPKVRDHTQLTQLIALGRACAIVPETIRTSLHEGLVAVPVPDSPHVTTVIAWPPHSRSTAVADLVRAATGL is encoded by the coding sequence GTGGAGACACGTGAACTGCGGTACTTCGTCGCGGTCGCCGAGGAGCTGCACTTCGGCCGGGCCGCACAACGGCTCGGGATCGCCCAGCCCCCGCTGTCGCGGGCGATCGGCGGGCTCGAACGGCGACTGGGCGCGCTCCTCCTGGAGCGTGGCAGCAGGGGCGTCACCCTGACCGCGGCCGGGGCGGTGCTGCTGCGGGAGGCGCGGGCGGCGCTGGACGCCGTCGAGGCCGCCGAGCGCCGTACCCGCCGGGCCGCTCTCACCGCGGCCGGTCAGCCCACCGTGGTCCTCGCCGCGAAGGCGGGCGCCTCCGGCGAACTGCTGGCCAAGCTCCTCGACGCCTACGCCGCCGAGCCCGGCGCCGTCGCCGTGGACGTCCTGCTGTGCGGGCCGGGCGAGCAGGCGGGGGTGCTGCGCGACGGCCGGGCCGACGTGGCCCTGCTGCACCGGCCGTTCGACGACCTGGCCGGCTTCGACACCGAGGACCTGCACACCGAGGGCCAGGTCGCGGTCCTCCCGGCGGGCCACCCCCTCAGCACCCGCCCCCACCTCCGTCTCGCCGAGGTCACCGACCTCCCCGACCTGCCCCTCCCGCGCTGGCCCCGCCCCGACGGCACCTTCCCGGACGGCCCCGGCCCCAAGGTCCGCGACCACACCCAACTCACCCAGCTCATCGCCCTGGGCCGCGCCTGCGCGATCGTCCCGGAAACGATCCGCACCAGCCTCCACGAGGGCCTCGTCGCCGTCCCCGTCCCCGACAGCCCCCACGTCACCACGGTCATCGCCTGGCCCCCGCACAGCCGCTCGACAGCGGTCGCGGACCTGGTCCGCGCGGCCACCGGGCTGTGA
- a CDS encoding discoidin domain-containing protein, giving the protein MHHPPTRTTRRLIAPVAAAALLGGGLLALQAPAAQAAGNVVKVTGSQGNWQLTVDGSPYTVKGLTWGPSVADAGKYLPDLASMGVNTIRTWGTDATSKPLFDTAAANGVKVIAGFWLQPGGGPGSGGCVNYLTDTQYKNDMLAEFPKWVDTYKDNPGVLMWNVGNESTLGLQNCYGGDELEAQRNAYTSFVNDIAKKIHEVDPNHPVTSTDAWTGAWPYYKKNAPDLDLYAVNAYDAVCNVKSDWEQGGYDKPYIVTETGPAGEWEVDDDANGVPEEPTDTAKAEGYTKAWGCVTGHTGVALGATMFHYGTEDDFGGVWFNLLPGGEKRLSYYAVKKAYGADTSGDNTPPVISDMTVDNATGGVPTGSDVRVSTHTTDPDGDAITYQVLFSSNYIDQNKALIPAETKDNGDGTLTAKAPSKTGVYKVYVKARDGHGNVGVETKSLKVIPPKVDGTNVSQGKPATASSFQTDPTGGCPCGADNAVDGKFDTRWASDWSDPQWLQVDLGASTAIKHVQLAWDPAYAKGYEIQTSEDGQNWTTIKTVTDGNGDIDDLDVTGTGRYVRINGTERGSGYGYSLYEFGVYS; this is encoded by the coding sequence ATGCACCATCCCCCCACCCGTACGACCCGCCGCCTGATCGCGCCTGTCGCGGCGGCCGCCCTCCTCGGCGGCGGTCTGCTCGCCCTCCAGGCACCTGCGGCGCAGGCGGCCGGGAACGTCGTGAAGGTGACCGGCTCCCAGGGCAACTGGCAGCTCACCGTGGACGGTTCGCCGTACACGGTCAAGGGTCTCACCTGGGGCCCCTCGGTCGCGGACGCCGGGAAGTACCTGCCCGACCTGGCGTCGATGGGCGTCAACACGATCCGCACCTGGGGCACGGACGCCACCAGCAAGCCGCTGTTCGACACGGCGGCGGCCAACGGCGTCAAGGTGATCGCCGGCTTCTGGCTCCAGCCGGGCGGCGGCCCCGGCAGCGGCGGCTGCGTCAACTACCTGACGGACACGCAGTACAAGAACGACATGCTCGCCGAGTTTCCCAAGTGGGTCGACACCTACAAGGACAACCCGGGCGTGCTGATGTGGAATGTCGGCAACGAGTCCACGCTCGGACTTCAGAACTGCTACGGCGGCGACGAGCTGGAGGCCCAGCGCAACGCGTACACCTCCTTCGTCAACGACATCGCGAAGAAGATCCACGAGGTCGACCCGAACCACCCGGTCACCTCCACGGACGCGTGGACCGGTGCCTGGCCGTACTACAAGAAGAACGCTCCGGACCTGGACCTCTACGCGGTCAACGCCTACGACGCGGTGTGCAACGTCAAGTCGGACTGGGAGCAGGGCGGTTACGACAAGCCCTACATCGTTACGGAGACGGGCCCGGCCGGTGAGTGGGAGGTGGACGACGACGCCAACGGCGTACCCGAGGAGCCCACCGACACCGCGAAGGCCGAGGGCTACACCAAGGCGTGGGGCTGCGTCACGGGGCACACGGGGGTGGCCCTGGGCGCCACAATGTTCCACTACGGCACCGAGGACGACTTCGGCGGTGTCTGGTTCAACCTGCTGCCGGGCGGCGAGAAGCGGCTCTCGTACTACGCGGTGAAGAAGGCGTACGGCGCGGACACCTCCGGTGACAACACCCCGCCGGTGATCTCGGACATGACCGTCGACAACGCCACCGGGGGCGTCCCCACGGGCTCCGACGTGCGCGTCAGCACGCACACCACGGACCCGGACGGCGACGCGATCACGTACCAGGTCCTCTTCAGCAGCAACTACATCGACCAGAACAAGGCCCTGATCCCCGCCGAGACCAAGGACAACGGCGACGGCACGCTGACCGCGAAGGCGCCGAGCAAGACGGGCGTCTACAAGGTGTACGTGAAGGCCAGGGACGGCCACGGCAACGTGGGCGTCGAGACCAAGTCCCTCAAGGTGATCCCGCCGAAGGTGGACGGCACCAACGTCTCCCAGGGCAAGCCGGCCACGGCCTCCTCCTTCCAGACGGACCCGACCGGCGGCTGCCCGTGCGGCGCGGACAATGCGGTGGACGGCAAGTTCGACACCCGCTGGGCCAGCGACTGGAGCGACCCGCAGTGGCTCCAGGTCGACCTGGGCGCCTCCACGGCCATCAAGCACGTGCAGCTGGCCTGGGACCCGGCGTACGCGAAGGGCTACGAGATCCAGACGTCCGAGGACGGCCAGAACTGGACGACGATCAAGACCGTGACCGACGGCAACGGTGACATAGACGACCTCGACGTCACCGGCACGGGCCGCTACGTCCGCATCAACGGCACGGAGCGCGGCTCGGGTTACGGCTACTCGCTCTACGAGTTCGGCGTATACAGCTGA
- a CDS encoding EamA family transporter codes for MTSRPTRGAAGALPRTALTALAPAVWGTTYIVTTEFLPAGHPLFAGLLRALPAGLIALALTRTLPRGAWWGKAAVLGVLNIGLFLPLLFIAAERLPGGVAATLGAAQPLIVAVLAVAVLRQPLGARPLLWGVTGVLGVGLVVIGPGAELDAAGVAAGLAGAATMGLGVTLTKRWGRPEGVGPLAFTGWQLTAGGLFLAPVTFLAEGAPPAIDGRAALGFLWLGLVGGLLTYALWFQGIAALRVTSVAVLGLLSPLVAAGLGALVLGQTLGPVQLVGFALALASIVGGQLPGRARTSIVPTTPVLERTPR; via the coding sequence ATGACAAGCCGACCCACGCGGGGGGCTGCCGGGGCGTTGCCCCGTACCGCCCTGACCGCGCTCGCCCCGGCGGTGTGGGGCACGACCTACATCGTCACCACGGAGTTCCTGCCGGCCGGGCACCCGCTGTTCGCCGGCCTGCTGCGCGCCCTGCCCGCCGGGCTCATCGCCCTCGCCCTCACCCGCACACTGCCGCGCGGCGCGTGGTGGGGGAAGGCGGCGGTGCTCGGGGTGCTCAACATCGGCCTCTTCCTCCCGCTGCTGTTCATCGCGGCGGAACGGCTGCCGGGCGGCGTCGCCGCCACCCTGGGCGCCGCCCAGCCGCTCATCGTCGCCGTCCTCGCGGTGGCGGTCCTGCGCCAACCCCTGGGCGCCCGCCCGCTGTTGTGGGGAGTTACGGGGGTGCTCGGCGTCGGCCTGGTGGTGATCGGGCCCGGGGCCGAGCTGGACGCGGCCGGGGTGGCGGCCGGTCTCGCCGGGGCGGCCACGATGGGGCTCGGCGTCACGCTCACCAAGCGGTGGGGGCGGCCCGAGGGCGTCGGCCCGCTCGCCTTCACCGGCTGGCAGCTCACCGCCGGGGGCCTCTTCCTGGCACCGGTGACCTTCCTGGCCGAGGGCGCGCCGCCCGCGATCGACGGCCGGGCCGCGCTCGGCTTCCTCTGGCTGGGCCTGGTCGGCGGGCTGCTCACGTACGCGCTGTGGTTCCAGGGCATCGCGGCCCTGCGGGTGACCTCGGTGGCGGTCCTCGGGCTGCTCTCCCCGCTGGTCGCGGCCGGCCTGGGCGCGCTGGTGCTCGGCCAGACGCTGGGCCCGGTCCAGCTCGTGGGCTTCGCTCTCGCCCTGGCGTCGATCGTCGGGGGCCAGCTCCCGGGGCGCGCCCGAACGTCGATCGTCCCCACAACTCCCGTACTGGAAAGGACCCCTCGATGA
- a CDS encoding penicillin-binding transpeptidase domain-containing protein — protein sequence MRSGAKVGIVGGVFALVLGGVGYGAYNILDGLGDSGVGGGTSTAADSSEVKTGPVTKEEIAETSKKFLAAWAEGDVAVAAALTNNKGDAEPALAGYSETAHVTKAVITPGAATGSTVPYTVKATVSYKGTSKPWSYASKLTVVRGLTTGHPLVDWEPSVIHPDLAKGESLETGESSTASIEAVDRNGQVLTKEKYPSLGGILDELRKKYGAKAGGTAGIETWINSANADGADKTLLTLVKGKPGKLRTTLDAKIQAAAERGVKKFAQASVAAVEPSTGAIRAIANNRDDAFDAARLGKVAPGSTMKIITAAMIIQNGLGSAEGPVECPPQVTWKGVPFHNLKNFSMTDNPTLKRAFAKSCNTAFIKPITALDTKRDTALGAEAQRYFGLGRDNWQAGIPTWDGAVPESQDAETAASYIGQGKIQMNPLNMASVTATAVNGRFRQPFIVAQSLDNRTFATASPLPPGVSTQLKQMLHYTATAPEGTATQAMAGVRGDKGAKTGSAEVDGHATSDSWFTGFSNDLAAAALVQSGGHGGDAAGPVVAEVLRAGP from the coding sequence ATGCGTAGTGGGGCGAAGGTAGGCATAGTCGGCGGGGTGTTCGCACTCGTGCTGGGCGGGGTGGGTTACGGGGCGTACAACATCCTGGACGGGCTGGGGGACAGCGGGGTCGGCGGCGGTACGAGCACGGCCGCCGACTCCTCCGAGGTGAAGACCGGCCCGGTCACCAAGGAGGAGATCGCCGAGACGTCGAAGAAGTTCCTCGCCGCGTGGGCGGAGGGCGACGTGGCGGTCGCGGCGGCGCTCACCAACAACAAGGGCGACGCGGAACCGGCCCTGGCCGGCTACAGCGAGACGGCCCACGTCACCAAGGCGGTGATCACCCCGGGCGCGGCGACCGGCTCGACGGTCCCGTACACCGTGAAGGCGACCGTCTCGTACAAGGGCACGTCCAAGCCCTGGTCGTACGCCTCGAAGCTGACCGTGGTCCGCGGACTGACGACCGGGCACCCGCTCGTCGACTGGGAGCCCTCGGTCATCCACCCGGACCTCGCGAAGGGCGAGTCGCTGGAGACGGGCGAGTCGTCGACCGCGTCGATCGAGGCCGTCGACCGCAACGGGCAGGTGCTCACCAAGGAGAAGTATCCGTCGCTGGGCGGCATCCTGGACGAGCTCCGCAAGAAGTACGGCGCGAAGGCCGGCGGCACCGCGGGCATCGAGACCTGGATCAACAGCGCGAACGCCGACGGCGCGGACAAGACGCTGCTCACCCTGGTGAAGGGCAAGCCGGGCAAGCTGCGGACGACGCTCGACGCGAAGATCCAGGCGGCGGCCGAGCGGGGTGTGAAGAAGTTCGCGCAGGCGTCGGTCGCGGCCGTCGAGCCGTCCACCGGGGCGATCCGGGCCATCGCGAACAACCGGGACGACGCATTCGACGCCGCCCGGCTGGGCAAGGTCGCCCCCGGCTCGACGATGAAGATCATCACCGCCGCGATGATCATCCAGAACGGCCTGGGCAGCGCCGAGGGGCCCGTCGAGTGCCCGCCCCAGGTGACCTGGAAGGGAGTGCCCTTCCACAACCTGAAGAACTTCTCGATGACGGACAACCCCACGCTGAAGCGGGCCTTCGCCAAGTCCTGCAACACCGCGTTCATCAAGCCCATCACGGCCTTGGACACCAAGCGGGACACGGCGCTCGGCGCGGAGGCCCAGCGGTACTTCGGGCTCGGCCGCGACAACTGGCAGGCCGGTATCCCGACATGGGACGGCGCCGTCCCCGAGTCCCAGGACGCCGAGACCGCCGCCTCGTACATCGGCCAGGGCAAGATCCAGATGAACCCGCTCAACATGGCCTCGGTCACCGCCACCGCGGTCAACGGCCGCTTCCGGCAGCCGTTCATCGTGGCGCAGTCCCTGGACAACCGGACCTTCGCCACCGCGAGCCCGCTGCCGCCCGGCGTCTCCACCCAGCTCAAGCAGATGCTGCACTACACCGCGACCGCCCCCGAGGGCACCGCCACCCAGGCCATGGCGGGCGTGCGCGGCGACAAGGGCGCCAAGACCGGCTCGGCGGAGGTCGACGGCCACGCCACCTCCGACAGCTGGTTCACCGGCTTCAGCAACGACCTCGCCGCCGCCGCGCTGGTCCAGTCCGGCGGCCACGGCGGCGACGCGGCGGGCCCGGTCGTCGCGGAGGTCCTGCGGGCGGGGCCGTGA